One genomic region from Cyanobacterium stanieri LEGE 03274 encodes:
- a CDS encoding TRC40/GET3/ArsA family transport-energizing ATPase, translating to MRVILMTGKGGVGKTSVAAATGLRCAELGHKTLVLSTDPAHSLADSFDLELGHEPKKVKENLWGAELDALMELEGNWGAVKKYITEVLQARGLDGVQAEELAILPGMDEIFGLVRMKRHYDEGEFDVLIIDSAPTGTALRLLSLPEVGGWYMRRFYKPLQSMSATLRPLFEPFFKPITGFSLPTNEVMDAPYEFYQQIEALEKVLTDNTQTSVRLVTNPERMVIKESLRAHAYLSLYNVSTDLVVANRIIPDQVDDPFFQRWKENQSVYKQEIYDNFHPLPVKEVPLFSEEMCGLEALERLKDTLYKDEDPSQVYYAENTIRVIQDDANYSLELYLPGIPKEQIKLNKTGDELNVRIGNHRRNLVLPQALAALQPSGAKIEEDYLKIKFSSPS from the coding sequence ATGCGAGTAATTTTAATGACAGGAAAAGGCGGAGTCGGAAAAACCTCCGTTGCGGCCGCCACAGGGTTAAGGTGCGCTGAATTAGGACATAAAACCCTAGTGTTAAGTACCGATCCAGCCCATTCCCTAGCGGACAGTTTTGATTTAGAATTAGGTCATGAACCCAAAAAAGTTAAAGAAAATCTTTGGGGTGCAGAATTAGACGCTCTCATGGAATTAGAAGGTAATTGGGGAGCAGTAAAAAAATATATTACCGAAGTATTACAAGCAAGGGGCCTAGATGGTGTACAAGCCGAAGAATTAGCCATTTTACCAGGGATGGATGAAATTTTTGGTTTGGTGAGAATGAAACGCCACTACGACGAAGGGGAATTTGATGTTTTAATTATCGATTCTGCGCCCACGGGTACAGCCCTAAGACTCCTTAGCCTTCCGGAAGTGGGGGGATGGTACATGAGAAGGTTTTACAAACCCCTACAGAGTATGTCAGCTACATTACGTCCTCTTTTTGAGCCTTTCTTTAAACCCATTACGGGTTTTTCTTTGCCCACCAATGAGGTAATGGATGCCCCCTATGAGTTTTATCAACAAATTGAAGCCTTAGAAAAGGTTTTAACCGATAACACCCAAACATCTGTGCGGTTGGTAACTAATCCTGAGAGGATGGTTATTAAAGAATCTTTGAGAGCCCATGCTTATTTGAGTCTTTATAATGTCTCCACTGATTTGGTGGTGGCTAATAGAATTATACCTGATCAGGTGGATGATCCTTTTTTCCAAAGATGGAAGGAAAATCAATCGGTTTATAAACAAGAAATTTATGATAATTTCCATCCTCTCCCTGTGAAGGAAGTTCCTTTGTTTTCTGAGGAGATGTGCGGTTTAGAGGCATTAGAGCGTTTGAAGGATACTTTATATAAAGATGAAGATCCTAGTCAAGTGTATTATGCAGAAAATACCATTAGGGTAATTCAAGATGACGCTAATTATAGTTTAGAGCTTTATTTACCTGGTATTCCTAAGGAGCAAATTAAACTTAATAAGACGGGAGATGAATTAAATGTCAGAATTGGTAATCATCGCCGTAATTTAGTTTTACCCCAAGCCTTGGCGGCTTTACAACCTTCTGGGGCAAAAATTGAGGAAGATTATCTTAAAATTAAGTTTTCTAGCCCTTCTTAA
- a CDS encoding DUF4346 domain-containing protein: MTKLLEFTESDNRLSNRFIELDPQGYFIISIDREKELICAEHYSNAINEQGLAVDPDTGEVIACKGAKPRQAVTKFTGTTAKEICIKLFEESCPPPVSMFDHAAYLGREFVRAEIALKTGEDYIQD; encoded by the coding sequence ATGACGAAATTATTAGAATTTACTGAATCCGATAATAGATTGTCTAATCGTTTCATTGAGCTAGATCCCCAAGGATATTTTATCATTTCCATTGACCGAGAAAAAGAGTTAATTTGTGCAGAACATTACAGCAATGCGATTAATGAGCAGGGTTTGGCTGTTGATCCTGATACGGGGGAGGTGATAGCCTGTAAGGGTGCTAAACCTCGTCAGGCGGTGACAAAATTTACGGGGACGACGGCGAAGGAAATTTGTATTAAACTTTTTGAGGAAAGTTGTCCCCCTCCTGTTAGTATGTTTGACCATGCTGCTTATTTAGGTAGGGAGTTTGTCAGGGCGGAAATTGCTCTTAAAACTGGAGAGGATTATATTCAAGATTAG
- a CDS encoding ABC1 kinase family protein: MSSITKTKTSSRQREIIEIVLGNGWDYMRGILTGGKSDKPQLPTPEVLSRILVELGPFYVKFGQLLSTRPDLLPPKYIEALTALQANVPPVSWGEVEKSLEQEYNQPLENIFSSFNRQPVAAGSIAQVHRATLVSGVDVAIKVQRPNIERIVNQDINIIKGIADLVALSDFGNDYDVVSLAEEFTSAVLAELDFRKEATFTDKLRQNLSKSKWFDPQKIVIPEIFWDYTTKKILVMEWLDGKPILEADIPTFEEKPDNNIRTELSTILFRAFFQQIYIDGFFHADPHPGNIFYLDDGRLALIDCGMIGRLDPRTQQLLTEMLLAVVDIDAQKCAQLTLELSENISLKTNIARLENDYNIMLRKYYNLSLSQINFSEVFYEILEVSRNNKVKLPGNMGLYAKSLANLEGVARKFNPQINLLDEIKPLTIDLLRRQLLGETPLQTVFRTVLDLKSVGLRSPRQLDVILDRLSSETLQFNLQIRELDSLRRSLDDSANRLSFSIVVGALIVGAAIISTGATTPQLMLLSNILFAVASFLGLWLVISILRSGRLR, from the coding sequence ATGTCATCTATTACAAAAACAAAAACAAGTTCCCGCCAAAGAGAAATCATTGAAATTGTCTTGGGTAATGGCTGGGATTATATGCGGGGGATTTTGACGGGGGGAAAATCAGATAAACCACAACTACCAACCCCCGAAGTTTTAAGCCGTATCTTAGTGGAATTGGGCCCATTTTATGTGAAATTCGGGCAATTATTAAGCACTCGCCCCGATTTATTACCTCCAAAATATATTGAAGCATTAACAGCATTACAAGCCAATGTGCCTCCTGTATCTTGGGGGGAGGTAGAAAAAAGTTTGGAGCAAGAATATAATCAACCCCTAGAGAACATTTTTTCTAGTTTTAATCGCCAACCTGTGGCGGCCGGTTCCATTGCTCAAGTACATCGTGCTACTTTGGTATCAGGGGTTGATGTGGCCATTAAGGTGCAACGTCCTAATATTGAGAGAATTGTTAATCAGGATATTAATATTATTAAGGGCATTGCCGATTTAGTCGCCTTGAGTGATTTTGGTAATGATTATGATGTGGTGAGTTTAGCTGAGGAGTTTACGAGCGCAGTATTAGCGGAATTAGATTTTAGGAAAGAGGCTACTTTCACTGATAAATTAAGGCAAAATTTGTCTAAGAGTAAATGGTTTGATCCTCAAAAAATAGTAATTCCTGAAATTTTTTGGGACTACACAACTAAGAAAATTTTGGTGATGGAATGGTTAGATGGTAAGCCTATTTTAGAAGCTGATATTCCTACTTTTGAGGAGAAGCCTGATAATAATATTAGAACAGAATTAAGCACTATTTTATTTAGGGCTTTTTTTCAACAAATATACATAGATGGTTTTTTCCATGCTGACCCCCATCCCGGTAATATTTTCTATCTTGATGATGGTCGTCTTGCCCTCATTGACTGTGGTATGATAGGGCGTTTAGATCCTCGCACTCAACAATTATTAACGGAAATGTTGTTGGCTGTGGTAGATATTGATGCTCAAAAATGTGCTCAATTAACTTTAGAATTATCGGAAAATATTTCTTTAAAAACAAATATTGCTAGGTTAGAAAATGACTATAATATTATGCTGAGGAAGTATTATAATTTAAGTCTTTCTCAGATTAATTTTAGTGAGGTTTTTTATGAGATTTTAGAGGTAAGTAGAAACAATAAGGTTAAGTTGCCAGGTAATATGGGTTTGTATGCTAAAAGTTTGGCGAATTTAGAAGGAGTTGCCCGAAAATTTAACCCACAAATTAATCTTTTGGATGAGATTAAACCTTTAACCATTGATTTACTCCGTCGTCAGTTGTTGGGGGAAACTCCTTTACAAACGGTTTTTCGTACGGTGTTAGATTTAAAGTCGGTGGGATTACGATCGCCCCGTCAACTTGATGTAATTTTAGATAGATTAAGTTCAGAAACCCTGCAATTTAATTTACAAATCAGGGAATTAGATAGCCTACGTCGTAGCCTTGATGATTCTGCTAACCGCCTCTCGTTTAGTATTGTGGTAGGGGCGCTGATTGTCGGGGCGGCAATTATTTCCACGGGGGCAACAACACCCCAATTGATGTTACTGAGTAACATATTATTTGCTGTGGCTAGTTTCCTCGGTTTGTGGTTGGTAATTAGTATTTTACGCTCGGGAAGACTTAGGTAA
- a CDS encoding CHAT domain-containing protein: MMARRSTLLVSFVSGLSIFYSPVVYGQEIVIDRTTDTTIKIEGNNIIINGQTLSADGQNLFHSFQEFGLSSEQIATFLTNPNIQNILTRITGGNPSQINGLLQVMGGNSNLFLMNPAGIIFGKGASLNVPANFSATTATGIGFADGVFSAIGSNDYSKLVGNPQSFIFSQDNIGSIINNGNLTLGVGQNLNLIGGNVIHGGIVETSGGKINIQAVEGTSRIKITPEGSLLSLEIDIPQNEQGNLLGFTPQDLPSLLTGTEIDGVRVESGQVRVNNQLIPQGQGSAIASGTISTNGNNMGGDITILGKNVGAIDSTITANGITGGGNIKIGGDTRGQGTIPNASVTYISPESNITANAINEGDGGNIIIFAQDFARINGNLSATGGQSKGNGGFIETSGLKSFTITSIPDVSAFNGQGGEWLIDPYNIEIVDSGTLTNINDDNNSFTAENDSAILPVESIKNALTKGSVTIATGTGGTQEGNITWNDNATLSYETDDNHTLTLEASGNIDFNGKIEPSSTNDFLNLVFNSDIDENNLGDVNINNGSSIITTSAFTNVGSITLKGENINIDTSLNSLGGDIFIEASNALLANDISSSASTFDGGNININAGGDIFTTTISANSDFSNGNGGNITITSGKNIKISDVESRTAGITNKAGFVTIEAQENILTGNIISEAFDSGDAGGITLTSVTGNVETGDLISLSFNGDSDDITVNASQGNITSQDIVSKSFIQSGDVNLQGGDTVVVNSVDVSSDLFAGNISIITGNNFRALGLVEASDASLLSNGASGDGGNIFITYTEVVPADFSFDVNVGALILDTPNGTAGTIQAGFLRIPEGGNDPDNITEPTKITGSGSGEINITFEVQPLSPPNQPTRPTTPPRPKPEPEPEPEPEPEPEPEPEPEPEPEPEPEPEPEPEPEPEPEPEPEIIDPRDELLSFLIQSNENDPSNSQTSYNPTVGENIPMRGEESLLILSIDQAKEILTTIESRTGVKSGFIYVGFSPRNYVPRSFDEDMARREAQKTNEFGRVIGNVPDLDPVTDFENLEGTQLDILIVTAEGDPLRVVVPVSREEVTNAVNGLWSGVSDIFEQGDRHLKDASQLYQWLIEPLEELLTEREIDNLVFMLPNDMRFLPLAALYDAQNQQYLVENYSISLTPSLNLNDNEYSPVGDRSLLAMGASTFEDQSVTPLPAAGLELPTIARVWQEASEENLFTNENFTYDNIRRNLAQNSYGIVHFGTHGEFNTIQEDLSYIQLYNDRLNLNELRSLGLNDLGVELLVLSACNTAFGNEIAELGFAGLAVQAGVKSALGSVWPVSDTGTLALMTTFYSNLRNNTIKAEALRQAQLSLLKGDTQKSEDGNNIITPNLNISLEQLPEISRQSEDFSHPFYWAPFTMIGSPW; the protein is encoded by the coding sequence ATGATGGCTAGAAGGTCGACTTTGCTGGTTTCTTTTGTGTCGGGGTTAAGTATCTTTTATAGCCCGGTGGTTTATGGTCAAGAAATTGTGATCGATCGCACCACAGACACTACCATTAAAATAGAAGGTAATAATATTATCATTAACGGTCAAACCCTATCGGCTGACGGTCAAAATTTATTCCATAGTTTTCAAGAATTTGGCTTAAGTAGTGAACAAATCGCCACATTTTTAACCAATCCCAATATCCAAAATATCCTCACCCGTATCACAGGGGGTAACCCATCCCAAATCAATGGTTTATTACAGGTAATGGGTGGTAACTCCAATTTATTTTTGATGAATCCTGCGGGAATTATTTTTGGAAAAGGGGCTAGTTTAAATGTTCCGGCCAATTTTAGTGCCACCACTGCCACGGGTATCGGTTTTGCTGATGGGGTTTTTAGCGCCATAGGTTCTAATGATTATAGTAAATTAGTGGGAAACCCCCAAAGTTTTATTTTTAGTCAAGATAATATTGGTAGTATCATCAACAACGGAAACCTAACCCTTGGTGTCGGGCAAAATCTTAACCTAATCGGCGGGAATGTCATCCATGGGGGAATCGTGGAAACCTCTGGGGGCAAAATTAATATACAGGCAGTCGAAGGTACTTCAAGGATAAAAATAACCCCCGAAGGTAGTTTACTGAGTTTAGAGATTGATATACCGCAGAATGAGCAAGGAAATTTATTAGGGTTCACCCCTCAAGATTTACCATCTTTGTTAACAGGGACAGAAATAGATGGAGTCAGGGTAGAAAGTGGACAGGTGCGGGTAAATAATCAGTTGATACCCCAAGGGCAAGGAAGTGCGATCGCCTCAGGTACGATCTCCACCAATGGTAATAATATGGGAGGGGATATTACTATTTTAGGGAAAAATGTAGGGGCGATCGACTCTACCATCACCGCCAACGGCATCACAGGGGGAGGAAACATCAAAATCGGCGGAGACACCAGGGGACAAGGTACAATTCCTAACGCCTCGGTTACCTACATAAGCCCAGAATCAAATATCACCGCCAACGCCATCAATGAAGGGGACGGCGGTAATATCATCATTTTCGCCCAAGACTTTGCCCGAATTAACGGTAATCTCAGCGCCACAGGAGGTCAGAGCAAAGGAAACGGAGGATTTATCGAAACCAGCGGTTTAAAAAGTTTTACCATTACTTCCATACCCGATGTAAGTGCCTTCAACGGACAAGGGGGAGAATGGTTAATAGATCCCTACAATATAGAAATCGTTGACAGTGGAACATTAACCAACATAAATGACGATAATAACTCTTTCACTGCCGAAAACGATAGCGCCATTTTACCCGTCGAATCCATTAAAAATGCCTTAACAAAAGGTAGTGTAACCATTGCCACAGGTACGGGGGGAACTCAAGAAGGGAATATAACTTGGAATGATAACGCCACCTTATCCTATGAAACCGATGATAACCATACCCTAACCCTAGAAGCATCAGGAAACATTGACTTTAACGGAAAAATTGAACCTTCATCGACTAATGATTTTCTCAATCTAGTTTTTAATAGTGACATAGATGAAAATAATCTCGGTGATGTCAACATCAATAATGGTTCGTCCATTATCACCACATCAGCATTTACCAACGTTGGCTCAATTACCCTCAAGGGAGAAAACATTAACATCGACACATCTTTAAATAGTTTGGGGGGTGATATTTTCATTGAAGCGAGTAACGCTCTTTTGGCCAACGACATTAGCTCATCAGCATCTACTTTTGATGGGGGAAATATAAACATCAACGCAGGGGGAGACATTTTTACCACCACCATCAGTGCTAATAGCGACTTCTCCAATGGTAACGGTGGTAATATAACTATCACTTCAGGAAAGAATATTAAAATATCAGATGTGGAAAGCAGAACGGCTGGAATAACCAATAAAGCAGGATTTGTCACCATTGAAGCCCAAGAAAATATTCTCACGGGTAACATTATCTCTGAAGCGTTTGACAGCGGTGATGCAGGAGGTATTACTCTTACTTCTGTGACGGGGAATGTGGAAACAGGGGATCTGATTTCTTTATCTTTTAATGGTGATAGTGATGATATTACCGTCAATGCTTCTCAGGGCAACATAACCAGCCAAGATATTGTTTCAAAGTCCTTTATTCAGTCGGGGGATGTCAATCTTCAGGGGGGAGATACGGTGGTGGTTAACAGTGTTGATGTTAGTTCAGACCTTTTTGCGGGGAATATATCTATTATCACGGGAAATAATTTCAGGGCTTTGGGGCTGGTGGAGGCTAGTGATGCTAGTTTGTTGAGTAACGGAGCTAGTGGAGATGGGGGCAATATTTTTATTACATATACTGAAGTTGTACCCGCTGATTTTAGTTTTGATGTAAATGTGGGGGCTTTGATTCTCGATACCCCTAATGGTACGGCGGGAACTATTCAAGCTGGTTTTTTAAGAATTCCTGAGGGGGGAAATGATCCTGATAATATTACTGAACCCACTAAAATAACGGGTTCTGGTAGTGGTGAAATCAATATCACTTTTGAAGTTCAGCCATTAAGCCCTCCGAATCAACCCACGAGGCCGACTACTCCTCCTCGCCCTAAGCCTGAACCTGAGCCTGAACCTGAGCCTGAACCTGAGCCTGAACCTGAGCCTGAGCCTGAACCTGAGCCTGAGCCTGAGCCTGAACCTGAGCCTGAACCTGAGCCTGAACCTGAACCTGAACCTGAGCCTGAAATCATCGATCCTCGGGATGAATTGCTTTCTTTTTTAATTCAGTCCAATGAGAATGATCCGAGTAATAGTCAAACATCCTATAATCCTACGGTGGGGGAAAATATTCCCATGAGGGGTGAGGAGAGTTTATTAATTTTGAGTATTGATCAAGCAAAGGAAATATTAACCACCATTGAGAGTCGAACGGGGGTTAAAAGTGGCTTTATCTATGTGGGTTTTTCTCCTCGTAATTATGTGCCAAGGAGTTTTGATGAGGATATGGCAAGGCGAGAGGCTCAAAAAACTAATGAGTTTGGGCGGGTAATTGGTAATGTTCCCGATCTCGATCCTGTGACGGATTTTGAAAATTTGGAAGGTACTCAGTTGGATATTTTAATTGTTACGGCAGAGGGTGATCCTTTGAGGGTTGTAGTGCCTGTGAGTCGGGAGGAGGTTACTAATGCGGTTAATGGTTTATGGTCTGGGGTATCGGATATTTTTGAGCAGGGCGATCGCCACTTAAAAGATGCCAGTCAACTTTATCAATGGTTAATAGAGCCCTTGGAGGAGTTATTAACTGAACGGGAGATTGATAATTTAGTTTTTATGTTGCCCAATGACATGCGCTTTTTGCCTTTGGCGGCTTTATATGATGCTCAAAATCAACAATATTTAGTGGAAAATTATAGTATTTCCCTGACTCCTAGTCTTAATCTTAATGATAATGAATATAGTCCTGTGGGCGATCGCAGCTTACTAGCCATGGGTGCATCAACCTTTGAGGATCAATCCGTTACCCCCTTACCCGCAGCGGGTTTAGAATTACCCACCATTGCGAGGGTATGGCAAGAGGCATCGGAAGAAAATTTATTCACCAATGAAAACTTTACCTATGACAACATTCGTCGTAACTTGGCTCAAAATTCCTATGGCATAGTCCACTTTGGTACTCATGGAGAATTTAACACCATCCAAGAAGACTTAAGTTATATTCAATTGTACAACGATCGCCTGAACCTCAACGAATTACGTAGTTTAGGACTAAATGATCTCGGCGTTGAATTATTAGTCTTAAGTGCTTGTAACACCGCCTTTGGTAATGAAATCGCCGAACTAGGATTTGCAGGATTAGCCGTTCAAGCAGGGGTTAAAAGTGCGCTCGGTAGTGTCTGGCCGGTTAGTGATACAGGAACTTTGGCTTTAATGACTACTTTTTATAGCAACCTAAGAAACAATACCATCAAAGCCGAAGCCCTACGTCAAGCCCAATTAAGTTTATTAAAAGGAGACACTCAAAAAAGTGAAGATGGTAATAACATCATTACCCCTAATTTAAATATTTCCCTCGAACAACTACCCGAAATATCTCGACAATCAGAGGATTTTTCCCATCCCTTTTACTGGGCCCCTTTCACTATGATTGGTAGTCCCTGGTAA
- a CDS encoding ABC transporter permease, with the protein MSRSKSLQYYIIARILLAPLMLWTIVTIVFLLLRATPGDPADAILGGRAPESAKQALREQMGLDKPLFIQYISYLGQLLRLDLGSSITSRGLEVKEVISQYFPATLELSFFAMVVAIALGVTIGLISASKPNTIYDVAGRLFGIITYALPLFWMGMVMQIIFSVQLGWFPLGTRFPIATATPSHITGLYVLDSLLTLNPGQLLTALHYLALPSVTLGILISGIFERIVRVNLKKTLQSDYVEAARARGIPERQILFAHALKNALIPVITVMGLTFASLLGGAVLTEVTFSWPGLGNRLYEAISQRDYPTVQGIMVFFGAIVVIASITIDIVNAYIDPRIRY; encoded by the coding sequence ATGTCCCGTTCTAAATCTCTGCAATACTATATCATTGCCCGTATTTTATTAGCACCATTAATGCTATGGACTATCGTAACCATCGTTTTTTTACTATTAAGGGCTACCCCCGGAGATCCTGCCGATGCTATTTTAGGAGGTAGAGCGCCAGAATCCGCAAAACAAGCCCTCCGGGAACAAATGGGTTTAGATAAGCCCCTTTTTATCCAATATATTAGTTATTTAGGGCAATTATTACGGCTTGATTTAGGATCTTCTATTACTAGCCGTGGTTTAGAAGTAAAAGAAGTTATCAGTCAATACTTTCCCGCCACCCTTGAATTATCCTTCTTTGCCATGGTAGTGGCGATCGCCCTTGGAGTAACCATCGGACTCATCTCGGCCTCCAAACCAAACACCATATATGATGTAGCAGGGAGACTATTTGGCATCATCACCTACGCCCTACCCCTATTTTGGATGGGCATGGTAATGCAGATTATTTTTTCCGTGCAACTAGGATGGTTTCCCCTCGGCACTCGTTTTCCCATTGCCACCGCCACCCCTAGCCACATCACGGGCTTATATGTCTTAGATAGCCTTTTAACCCTCAACCCGGGGCAACTACTCACCGCCCTTCACTACCTCGCCCTGCCCTCCGTTACCCTCGGTATTTTAATTAGCGGTATTTTTGAAAGAATAGTTAGGGTAAATCTCAAAAAAACCCTTCAATCTGATTATGTAGAAGCCGCTAGGGCAAGGGGAATACCAGAAAGACAAATCCTTTTTGCCCACGCCCTCAAAAACGCCCTTATTCCCGTTATTACCGTCATGGGTTTAACCTTTGCATCCCTCCTAGGAGGCGCTGTTTTAACGGAAGTGACTTTCTCTTGGCCAGGCCTTGGTAATAGACTATATGAAGCCATATCCCAAAGAGATTATCCCACCGTACAAGGAATTATGGTTTTTTTCGGTGCGATCGTTGTTATTGCCAGTATCACCATTGACATTGTAAATGCTTATATTGATCCTCGCATCCGTTATTAG
- a CDS encoding succinylglutamate desuccinylase/aspartoacylase domain-containing protein: protein MSKIIIAGEEVAPSQVKQIQIPVAKLPTQTMMSLPVTVINGKEDGARLWLSAAIHGDEINGVEIIRRVVSLINPERLKGCIIAVPIVNVFGFIEQSRYLPDRRDLNRSFPGSESGSLASRLAELFMREVVANCTHGIDLHTAAIHRVNLPQIRANLEDEETRLCAIAFNTPVMIHATTRDGSLRQAASKKGIPILLYEGGEALRFDGKAIDTGVRGILRVMNYLKMYNIYNHDLEKKSIMVHKSKWIRASSSGIYLLETELGAEVRKKQVLGKITDPFGNKSVAIKAPFSGIVIGHVQNPLVNQGDAIIHLASAEET, encoded by the coding sequence GTGAGTAAAATAATAATTGCGGGGGAAGAAGTTGCCCCTTCTCAGGTGAAGCAGATACAAATTCCCGTGGCGAAGTTGCCGACTCAGACAATGATGTCTTTGCCTGTGACGGTGATTAATGGTAAGGAGGATGGGGCAAGGTTATGGTTAAGTGCGGCGATTCATGGAGATGAGATTAATGGGGTGGAGATTATCCGCCGTGTGGTTTCGTTAATTAATCCTGAGCGGTTAAAGGGTTGTATTATTGCGGTGCCTATTGTCAATGTGTTTGGTTTTATTGAACAATCGCGCTATTTGCCTGATAGAAGGGATTTGAATCGCTCTTTTCCTGGTTCGGAATCTGGCTCTTTGGCTTCTCGTTTGGCGGAACTTTTTATGCGGGAGGTGGTGGCGAATTGTACCCATGGTATTGATTTACATACGGCGGCCATTCACCGTGTTAATTTACCCCAAATTCGGGCTAACCTTGAGGATGAGGAAACAAGACTATGTGCGATCGCCTTTAATACCCCAGTGATGATTCATGCTACCACAAGGGACGGTTCTTTGCGTCAAGCGGCTAGTAAAAAAGGTATTCCTATTTTGTTATATGAAGGGGGAGAGGCGCTCAGATTTGACGGTAAAGCCATTGATACAGGAGTCAGAGGAATTTTAAGGGTAATGAATTACCTAAAAATGTACAATATCTATAACCATGATCTCGAAAAAAAATCTATCATGGTTCATAAATCCAAATGGATAAGGGCATCTAGTAGCGGAATCTATCTTTTAGAAACGGAATTAGGGGCAGAGGTGAGGAAAAAGCAGGTTTTAGGTAAAATTACTGATCCCTTTGGTAATAAAAGTGTTGCCATCAAAGCACCTTTTAGCGGTATAGTAATCGGTCATGTACAAAATCCCTTGGTTAATCAGGGAGATGCTATCATTCACCTGGCTTCTGCTGAAGAAACATAG
- a CDS encoding FGGY family carbohydrate kinase — protein MVDSFYLGFDFGTSGVRAVTVDQNHRFGDMIKIESSNYDHCSHWSEVLWQILSQLPLNIRQNLRAIALSGTSSTVLLCDEMGKPLTNPLWYHDSRGKDTLKYLREFVPQNHLTLSATSSLAKLYWWYGQSIFNQARYFLHQADYLGFLLHGKLGISDYHNALKLGYDVENLIYPPWLKNQPFSHLLPMVKQPGETVATITEDISKKFNINPRCVIKTGTTDSIAAFLASGVTTPGEGVTSLGSTLVLKLLSETKIDDSRYGIYSHRFGNLWLTGGASNTGGAVLKHFFSSQQLEELSADINPNSLVNYHYYPLINKGDRFPINNPELPPKLTPKPNNPTLFLQGILEGIAEIEQKGYQLLQELGANHLTKVYTAGGGSVNEKWQEIRALKLNVPVTKSPYSEACYGVAILAKGN, from the coding sequence GTGGTGGATAGTTTTTATCTTGGCTTTGATTTTGGTACTTCGGGGGTAAGGGCTGTTACGGTGGATCAAAATCATCGGTTTGGAGATATGATTAAAATAGAATCTTCTAATTATGATCATTGTTCCCATTGGTCTGAAGTATTATGGCAGATTTTGTCTCAGTTACCTCTTAATATAAGGCAAAATTTAAGGGCGATCGCCCTTTCAGGTACATCAAGCACTGTTTTATTATGTGATGAGATGGGGAAACCCCTCACCAATCCCCTTTGGTATCATGACAGTCGGGGAAAAGATACTCTCAAGTATCTAAGGGAGTTTGTACCCCAAAATCATCTTACCCTCAGCGCCACTTCTAGCCTCGCCAAACTTTATTGGTGGTATGGACAATCTATTTTTAACCAAGCCCGTTATTTTCTTCATCAAGCAGACTATCTTGGTTTTTTATTACATGGTAAATTGGGCATCAGCGATTACCATAACGCCCTTAAGTTAGGTTATGACGTAGAAAATTTAATCTATCCCCCATGGTTGAAAAATCAACCTTTTTCCCATCTTTTACCCATGGTTAAACAGCCAGGAGAAACCGTGGCGACTATCACCGAAGACATTAGTAAAAAATTTAATATTAATCCTCGATGTGTGATTAAAACAGGTACAACCGATAGTATTGCCGCTTTTTTGGCTAGTGGTGTCACAACTCCAGGGGAGGGAGTAACTTCCCTAGGCTCAACCCTTGTGCTAAAACTCCTTAGTGAAACTAAAATTGATGATAGTCGTTATGGTATTTATAGTCATCGTTTTGGTAACCTATGGTTAACTGGGGGGGCTTCTAATACGGGGGGGGCTGTGTTAAAACATTTTTTTTCATCTCAACAGTTGGAGGAATTAAGTGCTGATATTAATCCTAATAGTCTTGTTAATTATCATTATTATCCTTTAATTAATAAGGGCGATCGTTTTCCTATTAATAATCCTGAATTACCACCAAAATTAACTCCAAAACCTAATAATCCTACTCTTTTTTTACAAGGAATATTAGAAGGAATCGCAGAAATTGAACAAAAAGGCTATCAACTATTACAAGAATTAGGGGCTAATCATCTTACTAAAGTATATACAGCAGGGGGAGGTTCTGTTAATGAGAAATGGCAAGAAATAAGAGCCTTAAAATTAAATGTGCCTGTCACTAAATCGCCCTACTCAGAAGCCTGTTATGGAGTTGCTATCCTAGCAAAAGGAAATTAA